The region GCTCTATAAAGAGCAGGAAAACAGTACTTTATGTGCAGTTATGTATTATGCCATGTTATTGTTTGGTCCTGAATAGATGTCTTTTCACTGTAGAAATAGTGATTTATGGGATAAATAGGGATAAACAAGCATAATGTAGTGCTGTcaagaacattaaaaaactggcacagaaaatacttttaatactTTAGAGGAAAGCTGCTTTGTTAATGACAATACACACATTCATGTCATACAAGtttatgtcaaaaaaaaaaaaaaaaaggacattaaaaGCCAGGAGGGTTTGTCCAGTCTTACATTTAGGTATGCTCAAGGGATAagggatttatttcttttcccatgcTCAGaggatttatttcctttccccacACTTGTGCATTTCATCACATGCTCTCAAATCATTTTATGAACAAGATTTTGGTGTTCTCATTTTGCAGATGGGAAAGACAGATGAAGAAACTGACCTTCATGTCACAGCAAGTTATTGCTAAAAGGTGATTACAGATGGAGATTACCTAAAACTTATGTTCTGATAGTAAGAGATAGCTACCTGCTACAATCATTgttcttaatttaaaagaaatttgttgcccattattaatatttacatttctgaataaaaacacCTGTGCAAGCCTAAAATGTAGTTAATCTTAACACATGTCcacattttgtaattaatacTGTGCATTTAACAGTAAAATTCTAGTAAATAAAAAGGATATAAAGAACTCTCACTGCTCTCTTTTCCTGCCTCATTTAGTCAAAGCCTAATGTAGTTTCTCCAGAGGATTACGAATGAATACCCGaggaattcttatttttctcacttcATGCCAGTGAATAATATGCtaagaaataagaattttaaaggTAATTTTATCTTAATACATACGATTTTTGCTGCAGACGTGCTGCATGGCCCACACTGCCCATAACTGGACACCAGGTGTCATGAAACAGCCAAGTAGAGGAAAAAACGGATTGAAagacctattaaaaaaaaaaaaaaaaagatgatgagcAATTTGCTTTGCTACTAGATATTATTACTTAAGAGGTCATATGTTTTCTAATCATTCAGCCACAGGTTCAACTAGGAGAGACACATTTGATAACCTAGAGTTTTAGATGCAGCAGGCAAGCCTTTTAATGTTTAAGACAATTACTAGCAAAAATCATATACAGTGGGTATGTGGTATGCTTTTACCATAGCATTTGGATGCTTCCTACTGCTTAAAAACAGGAGTCAACAGTGGAAATTACAAGGATTAGATGGACAGTAATTATCTAATTGTACTTTTTGGCCTCCAGCTTCTTTATCTAGGACAGACAGTGCTAACCTAGTGCTACCCAATATAACCCTTACTGGTTAATCTTTCTCTCTAAATCTTTTAGACATGCAGCCGAATACCTTTAAGAGAAAAGCAGGCAGAAcaacattacatttttcttttacaggagTTCCTAACCTTCTCTggtcacaaaaggaaaattaacacACTGTGTATTTTAAGCCTATAGGTGTTTTTCCACTGGACAAAACCACATCTGGCTAGCAGCTCACTCTGCTTTGGGAACAATTTTAAATCTAgttcagtttattttccaaactCTAAATCAAGACAATAGTTACCTGTAAGCCACCATCTCACATTCTGGGGTTGGCCAATTCAAAATGGCAGAAtgctgcaaaatacagaatCAAGAACACTCATTGTTAaatacaaacactgaaaaaaatataaaagagtATGATAAAATTCACCATCATTTCTGTACCAGCTGTTCAAGGAGAGATGTCCTCTGGCTGCGACTTAATGTCCAGGCCTGCTCTCCTCGAGATATCAAATGAGCAATAATCCCTGCTGCAAAGTAGCTAACTTCCACCTCCACACTGTGCAATAATTTACTGATGTGGTCTATAAAGTCCTTCCACATTAATTCAGAATGGAGTTCTTTAACTTCAGCTATATTAttctggaggggggggggggggaaacaaaaaacaaaaaaaaaaagagaaaatatcaaCAGAAAGAATACGATACGAGGGAGATAAACATAAACTTGAACTACATTTTGTAAGTAAACACATATAAAGACCAGGCTGAAATCTTCATATATCCAGGTGACCACCAGATGCAAAAATACTACTTCTGGTTTGGAAAACTTTTCCAGTCTAATGCAGAAATTTGCCTCAAAATAAAGAGGTTCTGTCATAAGTAATTTTAGGCAATTAGCATGCAGAATATACTAAATTGAAGGCTAGTTTTAACATTCTTAAACACACTCAATTTCAGTAAACTTCAGCAGTGCACAATTCTGAATTCCACTGATTTTCAACCTACTTTTTGCATTTGGACTAATCTGAAGCCTCACTCGCTGCCCTTTCttaaaagctctttttgttTACTGTAACCACCAATTTCAATGTAACTAGTGCTTTTGGAGAACTGGTAAAACAGTCCAAAACAGTATCAATTGTGAATAATGCACACTATAAAGATTGAAGaacatcataaaaaatattagGCAAGTTTTCAGATTAACAtgggataaataaataaataaaaaaatttaaaactatatATCTCAGGGTTTGGTTTGCAAGgttttttgctgggttttttttgcttgtttgtttggggttttttgttcatcTCACCAGAAGTCCAAGAACTTTCTGTTGGATGGATGATTCAGACGGAAAAGACTGTGGAAACATGAAACAAACTATAGGTAACCATTTATGCTTATTACTGAAACAATGTTAATTATAAACCTATGTTGATAATCCATCACCAAAACTGTACTCCTCACCTCTAAGACTCTCATGAAAAGTTCTAGCCCTTGATTTTCAATGAAGTGCCGACATGTTGTTGGAGATTCATCAGTGAGGTTCCAAAGTGCACTCAGTGTGAACTTGAGGGTAGTATCTACAAGATTCTGATTCGTTTTCTGTTTAACTATTTGTAGAagttgctggaaaaaaaatcccaacgTCCCAGTTATGATCGCATATCAAAAAACATATTAGCTCCTCAGCTTCTTTCTGCACCAACTGGGGTAATGCATAGCTATCATTCATGTGCAGATTAAAGATCTACATGCTTAGGGTCAAactatacaaaataaaacagctatTAAACTTTTTGACTCCCCTTTgaacatgattgcctgctagagaaattctttttttttcactgtaattaTATGTGTAGTACTATTACAGATGGCACAAAGCCATCCACGGAACTCTGGACCCCATGTGAACACTGACAGCACTAACCATGCacttaaaatattctctttgagCATCTTTCATCTTATACAATGGATTTTAAATCAAGAGATATCTCACTATTTTACTTTGTATTAATTGTGTCAAGTTTTTCAACTTTGGCTTCTTTTCATCTATGCTAATACGTCTCATTGCCACTGTCTTTGATATTATTTCTGACAAGTTCTCTAGGCTTTTCTCTTCTAAAGAGCTTTCACATGAATACAGGTTAACGTGTTCTTAGAATTCTATCTACTTATGTTCATTTTATATCTTTAGGAATACCGTTAGCATGAATAGCTGGATGGTATGGTATTTCTGACTGTCGGGAAAGTATCTGACTTACCCTAACAATGAAGAGTTCTGCACCAAGTTGAGCTGTTTGCTCTGTTGAAagctgtaaacaaaacaaacccatatCAACaattttttagattttagaaatattatCCTATTGTCTCAAAGCTTAAATTTTGTACCTTTGCAGCAAGAATGGAAATTATGGCTACAGCCATCCTTTGCATGTTTTGATCTTCATGATTACACAGCCACTGCATAACAAGTTTGGCTGCTTCAAACCTGGaagttaaaaatagatttaattttcagaagtctCACAAGTCTTAGTAGAATAAAGGTGTAGACACACAACACATGAGATACAAATGCATGCAAGATAAAAGGAACTGGAAGAAGCATGCCTTGTTCcaaaaaaagagtagaaataCACAGTGAAATTACAGGTATTGCATGAGTCTCAGTCAGCCTGAAGTTGTTTGCTCAGGGTCTCTTACTTCTAATTATGTATCAAAGTACACAGGAATCGCttccaaagaaggaagaaaaatttggcACAATCTTCTGAACCATCAGACCAAAACACATCAAAGCATTTGGGGAAAACATTTAAGtagaaaaatctctgcaaaaagCAATCCCATAGATCCCCAGAGAAATCTTGACTTATGTTACATGCAATTAGTGATAGACCCACCCaggtgaagtaaaaaaaatacctgtataCCAAAGGATTTTTGTCAGACTCATATTCAGTTGTGAATTACAGGGCCAAAATAATACAGGCCAGACAAATTCAGCACACTGGAATGATTGAAACTGGGCAAAACCAAGATCAGAAACAAACCTTCTGAAGgaacagacaaagaaaaatattctgcaatgCTACAACTCATTTCAACTGACATATAAACCTTGCCTGTTAAATGGGACATCCTGAAGGATTCTGTCACTGCATAGCGAAAGAAGGCAATTCTTTTGCAGCtatgagaaatgaaaaggaattacTTCAGAGACATACATATTTCAGAACACTTTCTTACTATGAATCATGGAACATATTTCCATGAGGTCATGAGATGTGGAGAAACTCTTTGTAAGATCCGCCAGACAAGCAAtcctacagaaaataaagaaatttcatCTATTACCTGTTGATGATTTGGGAAGTGTTCCATGGCCTTCAGGAGCAAGTGAGTGACATTGGCCAGAAGCCGCACAGGCATGCCTGCTGCTAAATCTTGCTTGGTTAGGTTAAAGACACATGCACTCGCTGCCAACTGCACAGGCAAGTTCAGGGGGTGATTTCTCATTCCAATAACCACAAGCTGAAACACAAGAGTTTTGCCCATGTTAGTTACAAGTTTGTGCACACACCCCAAGAGCAATCCACTGCTGCTTGAGGCCACAACAATGACTCACAGCACCCAATTTCTGCCTCTCTtttacttaaatgaaaaatccatCTGGTGTGATTTTAATTCTCAAGAACaacatttccttctgctgtgaTTCAAAGCTGACAACTTCTATTTCTCTAAGTCCTTTTGCACTGGTTGTGGCAGCCTCTCAAAGGAGATGCTGCATGGAGTGCAAAAGATTCCTAGAAAGATCCAAGGTTTGCTCTATAGACtggaatacaaaaaaaaaaagaaaatcaccaaACCCTTTCAGAGATGAATGAAGTAGGACAGAGTTTCTGCCAATACCTAGAATGGATTTCTAAGGAAGTTGCTAGGATTTTCCAAATTAGAGCCCAATATAGAACACTAATGATATTTATTCACTTGCTATCATACTGGAAGGTGACAGCAGAGCAAAATACCACTGAATGCCTTCCTTATTGTTGCTGATTCATAAGCATCAGCAGAAGGCACTGTTGTACCTCAGGAATAAGACTAGACGGACCTTTGATTTGATCCAGTACAGGTATGTTCAATGACAGAATTCAGCATCTGAAGAAAATTTCATGTCATATtcaaaattacatgaaaaaaattagatgcTACTGAATTTAAATACTATACATTAGTCCAGATCAATTTTACCTAACGTAAAACACTACAGGGCATCTTTTACATTactattgtttaaaaatacctgttgatttttatttattaaaattttaaaaatcacaaccaagaaatgtaaaaatttataaaataatttataccaGGGTTTGGGGGATGGGTTTGGTTTAAGGAACAATGCATGACAATCGTCAAAGCTATattattttacctttaaaatttcaggctttgttttttccattacatGCGTCAGGCTGAATAAATGGAAGAGTGCTTCTCTCACAAAGAAGGCCCGTTCACTGTAACGCTTCAGTGCTTCAGAAATCTGAGTTTCATTTGCTTCTCCTGACACCTATGAACAGAGAAACAATCTTTAGTTCACAATGTCAtcattttacttgaaaaattttgttcttaaaaagtGCAGAATTGTTTCAAAGGTGGTGATTTTTTAGCCAAATCCTTCAGTAAGCAAATGATAACTTTATCTGGCCATATTAATCTGGAACTACAGTCTTCAAACATAAAGAAGAATCTACACTGTAAGCCAAAATTAGGCTTCAGTCATGTCTTTAATCAGAACTGTATGAAACCACCAAGTAAAAGTAGCACTTCATAACCAAAAGCTGCTTATGATGCACCAAATGCCTAAAAGCACTATTTGTCACTGAATGCTCTGTCAAGTGCAGCAGATAAACTGATGAAGATGGGATTTTGGCTTTTTGGCTGTAATTTTTTGGCTCTGGGTTCTAGTTCTggcaacaaaaaaagatttccatTCTTTGCCTACATCAAGTTTCCTATAAGCTGTATCTGTAGCAATAGCTTTCCAGCaccatattaaagaaaaaactcatGCTGTCTGCAAAAGAAGTAATTCTTAAAATCAGACTTTAAATACACgtgaaaaaccaaacaatgaGCTAACTTAGGCAAAGACTGCATTAGAAGCTATGAGCTGTTGACTAATATGAGCTGAAGTGCAGAATATTAAATCAGCAACTGGCTGCAAATTTTCCCACTTCCTGAtctgctgtattttccatttaactATATTTTATCTACTTTATGACTGTAAGTTATATAACTATGGATGGCTTGTTCCTCAGTCCTACTATTTAATGAATCATTGCTGCAAtcactgttttctaaaattCTTGCATGCAGAACTTGTTCTACTTAGTGCATCACataagggaaaacaaatgttcCTAGATCAAAGCGTCACATTCTGCACATTCTGTATTGTGCAGAGccaaatttttcaaaacttgctAGATCAGGAATACATTACAGCCTTGAGAGCACTGATACTGTCttggattttgttttatattctcTATTGATTAGGACAGGGCAATCATATTTACTGACATGTTTTGCAGCCAGTTATACACCATATGAAGAATTTCCACTTGGCTTCATGTTCTCAGCTATAGTATCTGCCTAGTGTTCAATCTTTCAAGAATTTTC is a window of Balearica regulorum gibbericeps isolate bBalReg1 chromosome 8, bBalReg1.pri, whole genome shotgun sequence DNA encoding:
- the LOC104629868 gene encoding protein zyg-11 homolog B isoform X3; amino-acid sequence: MFPQEVADRLLQTMAFHGLLNDGTVGIFRGNQMRLKRACIRKAKISAVAFRKAFCHHKLVELDATGVNADITITDIISGLGSNKWIQQNLQCLVLNSLTLSLEDPYERCFSQLSGLRALSITNVLFYNEDLADVASLPRLESLDISNTSVTDITALLTCKDRLKSLTMHHLKCLKMTTTQILDVIRELKYLNHLDISDDKQFTSDIALRLLEQKDILPNLVSLDISGRKHVTDKAVEAFIQQRPTMQFVGLLATDAGYSEFLTGEGNLKVSGEANETQISEALKRYSERAFFVREALFHLFSLTHVMEKTKPEILKLVVIGMRNHPLNLPVQLAASACVFNLTKQDLAAGMPVRLLANVTHLLLKAMEHFPNHQQLQKNCLLSLCSDRILQDVPFNRFEAAKLVMQWLCNHEDQNMQRMAVAIISILAAKLSTEQTAQLGAELFIVRQLLQIVKQKTNQNLVDTTLKFTLSALWNLTDESPTTCRHFIENQGLELFMRVLESFPSESSIQQKVLGLLNNIAEVKELHSELMWKDFIDHISKLLHSVEVEVSYFAAGIIAHLISRGEQAWTLSRSQRTSLLEQLHSAILNWPTPECEMVAYRSFNPFFPLLGCFMTPGVQLWAVWAMQHVCSKNPARYCSMLIEEGGLQHLYNIKENVQTDPHVQRIAIAILDSLEKHIMRHGRPPPCRKQPQNKPN